In a single window of the Xylanimonas protaetiae genome:
- a CDS encoding tyrosine-type recombinase/integrase, with protein MVAPPRLTLLTVAEAADRYLAAVRKDAVRGVLSPATARSYTRDVTELAALLGPQRVLDDVTGDDVDDALVRYQSSPDGRFADPDRKRGPGRSTATVNRFRQSATRFFSHAARECWVQADPMLWAAPPARVRGGLRVARTALTSAAAQSLLETSAAPAPAEPSRRDQDLALRDRLVVALLLVLGPRVSELAGADVEDFAREPGQTRWRILGKGGAVRTVALSEPLAATLDDYVTGLRPRLAALRPDDDDAQRALLLTWRGRRVDTQAIRGLLARAVGRMPAAYRRPATPHALRHTTATLLVAQGWDVKVVAELLGHASIATTGVYLDRIEGELAAAIRAHPLTATLDAAITGVGAEPYDDAAAVDGEDVRAPTGTAG; from the coding sequence TTGGTCGCCCCACCCCGGCTCACCCTCCTCACGGTCGCCGAGGCCGCCGACCGCTACCTCGCCGCCGTCCGCAAGGACGCCGTCCGCGGCGTCCTCTCCCCCGCCACGGCCCGCTCGTACACGCGCGACGTCACCGAGCTCGCCGCGCTGCTCGGCCCGCAGCGCGTGCTCGACGACGTCACGGGCGACGACGTCGACGACGCCCTGGTGCGCTACCAGTCCTCCCCCGACGGCCGGTTCGCCGACCCGGACCGCAAGCGCGGCCCCGGCCGCTCGACGGCGACGGTCAACCGTTTCCGGCAGTCCGCGACGCGGTTCTTCTCGCACGCGGCGCGCGAGTGCTGGGTGCAGGCCGACCCCATGCTGTGGGCCGCCCCGCCGGCCCGGGTGCGCGGCGGCCTGCGGGTCGCCCGCACGGCGCTGACGTCGGCGGCGGCGCAGTCGCTCCTGGAGACGTCCGCCGCTCCTGCGCCGGCGGAGCCGTCCCGCCGCGACCAGGACCTCGCCCTGCGCGACCGCCTCGTCGTCGCGCTCCTGCTGGTCCTGGGCCCACGGGTCTCCGAGCTCGCGGGCGCCGACGTCGAGGACTTCGCGCGCGAGCCCGGCCAGACCCGCTGGCGCATCCTCGGCAAAGGCGGCGCCGTGCGCACCGTCGCGCTGTCCGAGCCGCTCGCGGCGACCCTCGACGACTACGTCACGGGCCTGCGCCCGCGCCTCGCCGCGCTGCGCCCCGACGACGACGACGCCCAGCGCGCCCTGCTGCTCACGTGGCGCGGCCGACGCGTCGACACGCAGGCCATCCGCGGGCTCCTCGCCCGGGCGGTAGGGCGCATGCCGGCCGCGTACCGCCGCCCGGCCACGCCGCACGCGCTGCGGCACACCACCGCGACCCTCCTGGTGGCGCAGGGCTGGGACGTCAAGGTGGTCGCCGAGCTCCTGGGCCACGCGTCGATCGCCACCACGGGCGTCTACCTGGACCGCATCGAGGGCGAGCTCGCCGCCGCCATCCGCGCCCACCCCCTCACGGCGACGCTCGACGCCGCGATCACCGGCGTCGGCGCCGAGCCGTACGACGACGCCGCCGCCGTCGACGGGGAGGACGTCCGAGCGCCCACGGGGACGGCGGGATGA
- a CDS encoding phospholipase D-like domain-containing protein, whose product MPRLTALTSRLPRLSVTPPAGIGWAGVRRAAARVGLVAAAVPVATGLALVAAERVRRHAHPLDAPFPTAPPAISTVGATTTTVYTFGDDLYAAMLDAIDAAQQRIFFETFIWKGDDVGQRFRDALEAAAARGVEVYVVYDAFANLVVRRSFFDLSARIHVLRFPWVRAGVLVSPLRASGRDHRKLLVVDDEIGFVGGYNIGALYARHWRDTHLRLAGPAVWELRNAFVDFWNRWRTPDLPVLKDVGSTTWLPQLRAARNSPSDLVFPIRNVYLDAIDRATSHVQITQAYFIPDREILAALLAAAGRGVDVRVLVPERSNHVVADWLARGHYATLLRGGVRIFLYTDAMIHAKTATVDGRWSTIGTANIDRLSLTGNYEINLEIVDTDVAATLERIFTMDLTNARELTREEWAARRTLNKVGERLVSPLAPFL is encoded by the coding sequence GTGCCACGCCTGACCGCCCTGACCTCCCGGCTGCCGCGCCTGTCCGTCACGCCGCCGGCCGGGATCGGGTGGGCCGGCGTGCGCCGCGCGGCCGCCCGTGTGGGCCTGGTCGCGGCCGCGGTGCCCGTGGCGACCGGGCTCGCGCTCGTCGCCGCCGAGCGGGTGCGCCGCCACGCCCACCCGCTCGACGCCCCCTTCCCGACCGCCCCGCCCGCGATCAGCACGGTCGGCGCGACCACCACGACCGTCTACACCTTCGGCGACGACCTCTACGCGGCGATGCTCGACGCGATCGACGCCGCGCAGCAGCGCATCTTCTTCGAGACCTTCATCTGGAAGGGCGACGACGTCGGCCAGCGCTTCCGCGACGCGCTCGAGGCCGCCGCCGCCCGCGGGGTGGAGGTGTACGTCGTCTACGACGCGTTCGCGAATCTCGTCGTGCGGCGCTCCTTCTTCGACCTGTCCGCGCGCATCCACGTGCTCCGCTTCCCCTGGGTGCGCGCCGGCGTGCTCGTCTCCCCGCTGCGGGCGTCGGGGCGCGACCACCGCAAGCTCCTCGTCGTCGACGACGAGATCGGGTTCGTCGGCGGGTACAACATCGGCGCCCTGTACGCGCGGCACTGGCGCGACACCCACCTGCGGCTCGCCGGCCCCGCCGTGTGGGAGCTGCGCAACGCGTTCGTCGACTTCTGGAACCGGTGGCGCACCCCCGACCTGCCCGTCCTCAAGGACGTCGGCTCCACCACCTGGCTGCCGCAGCTGCGCGCGGCCCGCAACTCCCCGAGCGACCTCGTCTTCCCCATCCGGAACGTGTACCTCGACGCGATCGACCGCGCCACGAGCCACGTCCAGATCACGCAGGCGTACTTCATCCCCGACCGGGAGATCCTCGCCGCGCTGCTCGCCGCCGCCGGCCGCGGCGTCGACGTGCGCGTCCTCGTGCCCGAACGCTCCAACCACGTCGTCGCCGACTGGCTCGCCCGCGGGCACTACGCCACCCTGCTGCGCGGCGGGGTGCGGATCTTCCTCTACACCGACGCGATGATCCACGCCAAGACGGCCACGGTCGACGGCCGCTGGTCCACGATCGGCACCGCCAACATCGACCGGCTCTCCCTGACGGGCAACTACGAGATCAACCTCGAGATCGTCGACACCGACGTCGCGGCCACGCTCGAGCGGATCTTCACGATGGACCTGACCAACGCCCGTGAGCTCACGCGCGAGGAGTGGGCCGCCCGCCGCACCCTGAACAAGGTCGGCGAACGGCTCGTCTCCCCGCTCGCACCGTTCCTGTGA
- a CDS encoding MBL fold metallo-hydrolase, with the protein MKITFLGHACVRLDVDGAALVLDPGTYSQAASALDGATAVLVTHDHPDHVDVPAVVAALGETPALAVYASEAAAAALVAGGAPADRVHGVTPGQELSVGGARVVVGGGRHALIHRAIPQATNVTYLVTAGGASVYHPGDSFDQPGEAVDVLLTPVSGPWMKLGEAVDYAAAAQATYLVPIHDALSSELGHAMAARQLSTPALAGEHTFRRLAPGESLTL; encoded by the coding sequence GTGAAGATCACTTTCCTCGGGCACGCATGCGTCCGGCTCGACGTCGACGGTGCCGCCCTCGTCCTCGACCCCGGCACCTACTCCCAGGCCGCGAGCGCCCTCGACGGCGCCACGGCCGTGCTCGTGACGCACGACCACCCCGACCACGTCGACGTGCCCGCCGTCGTGGCGGCGCTGGGCGAGACCCCGGCGCTGGCGGTGTACGCGAGCGAGGCGGCGGCCGCCGCGCTGGTCGCGGGCGGGGCGCCCGCGGACCGGGTGCACGGTGTGACGCCGGGGCAGGAGCTGAGCGTGGGCGGGGCACGGGTCGTCGTCGGCGGGGGCCGGCACGCGCTGATCCACCGGGCGATCCCGCAGGCGACGAACGTGACGTACCTCGTGACGGCGGGCGGGGCGTCCGTGTACCACCCGGGCGACTCGTTCGACCAGCCGGGGGAGGCGGTCGACGTGCTGCTGACGCCGGTGTCGGGGCCGTGGATGAAGCTCGGGGAGGCGGTCGACTATGCGGCGGCCGCGCAGGCGACGTACCTGGTGCCGATCCACGACGCGCTGAGCTCGGAGCTGGGCCACGCGATGGCGGCGCGCCAGCTGTCGACGCCGGCCCTCGCGGGGGAGCACACGTTCCGGCGGCTGGCGCCGGGCGAGTCGCTCACCCTGTAG
- a CDS encoding MerR family transcriptional regulator, with translation MNGQGEANAPVGVPAGAVAHGAQGLLFGEDLTEQDSATGYRGPTACRVAGITYRQLDYWARTGLVEPSIRPATGSGTHRLYSFRDILVLKVVKRLLDTGVSLQQIRTAVTHLRERGVEDLAQITLMSDGASVYECTSADEVVDLVQGGQGVFGIAVGRVWREIEGTLASMPTESLTDDEVLAPQAGDELAARRAKRHAV, from the coding sequence GTGAACGGTCAAGGCGAGGCCAACGCACCGGTCGGCGTCCCCGCCGGTGCCGTTGCGCACGGCGCCCAGGGGCTCCTCTTCGGCGAGGACCTGACCGAGCAGGACTCCGCCACCGGCTACCGCGGCCCCACCGCGTGCCGCGTCGCGGGCATCACCTACCGGCAGCTCGACTACTGGGCACGCACCGGCCTGGTCGAGCCCTCGATCCGCCCCGCGACCGGGTCCGGCACGCACCGCCTCTACAGCTTCCGCGACATCCTCGTGCTCAAGGTCGTCAAGCGGCTCCTCGACACCGGCGTCTCGCTCCAGCAGATCCGCACCGCCGTCACCCACCTGCGCGAGCGCGGCGTGGAGGACCTGGCCCAGATCACGCTCATGAGCGACGGCGCGTCCGTGTACGAGTGCACGTCCGCCGACGAGGTCGTCGACCTCGTCCAGGGCGGTCAGGGCGTGTTCGGCATCGCCGTCGGGCGCGTGTGGCGCGAGATCGAGGGGACGCTCGCCTCGATGCCCACGGAGTCCCTCACCGACGACGAGGTGCTCGCCCCGCAGGCGGGCGACGAGCTCGCCGCCCGCCGCGCGAAGCGCCACGCCGTCTGA
- a CDS encoding bifunctional nuclease family protein has translation MGEGPFDEPAVPGDVPMVPVEVLGVRQQQQGDNETEGEIVVLLLDAAAELAVPIVIGPREASAIAMAQAGLITPRPMTHDLLRDVLGAVGVELERAEIVALDGGIFFAELVLSNGARVDSRASDAIALAVRTGSPVLCSAEVVASAGIEIVDLTQQREVEKFRDFLEHVEPEDFFGPGSGRREP, from the coding sequence ATGGGCGAAGGACCGTTCGACGAGCCGGCCGTCCCGGGTGACGTGCCGATGGTGCCGGTCGAGGTCCTCGGCGTGCGCCAGCAGCAGCAGGGCGACAACGAGACCGAGGGCGAGATCGTCGTCCTCCTGCTCGACGCCGCGGCCGAGCTCGCCGTCCCCATCGTCATCGGGCCGCGCGAGGCGTCCGCGATCGCCATGGCCCAGGCCGGGCTCATCACCCCGCGCCCCATGACGCACGACCTGCTGCGCGACGTGCTCGGCGCCGTCGGCGTCGAGCTGGAGCGCGCCGAGATCGTCGCCCTCGACGGCGGGATCTTCTTCGCCGAGCTCGTGCTGTCCAACGGCGCCCGCGTCGACTCGCGCGCCTCCGACGCCATCGCGCTCGCCGTCCGCACCGGCTCCCCGGTGCTCTGCTCGGCCGAGGTCGTCGCCTCCGCCGGCATCGAGATCGTCGACCTCACCCAGCAGCGCGAGGTCGAGAAGTTCCGCGACTTCCTCGAGCACGTCGAGCCCGAGGACTTCTTCGGCCCCGGCAGCGGACGACGCGAACCCTGA
- a CDS encoding MerR family transcriptional regulator translates to MTSSARADVVRRLGDVAHDAGRDGTASHDGPEPWPRGISRQATMRISEVLAALGPDFGTISHSKLRFLEEQGLIHPVRTPAGYRQYSPADVERLRFVLTEQRDSYLPLKVIKERLAGMDAGEPAPGPSPRLAGGTAVPTDPTRRTWTTTTVAEATGVTTEFVDVLVHAGLLHPGPGDRLDAAAPDVVRLAAQLAEHGLEPRHLRPLRASADRHVTLVDQLVAPRRRQQTPSAQAQAATLAGEVAELLTRLHTTWVRRGVDDLG, encoded by the coding sequence GTGACGTCGTCCGCGCGCGCCGACGTCGTGCGGCGCCTCGGCGACGTCGCGCACGACGCCGGTCGCGACGGCACGGCGTCGCACGACGGCCCCGAGCCGTGGCCCCGGGGCATCTCCCGGCAGGCGACGATGCGCATCTCCGAGGTGCTCGCCGCCCTCGGCCCCGACTTCGGCACCATCAGCCACTCCAAGCTCCGCTTCCTCGAGGAGCAGGGCCTCATCCACCCCGTGCGCACCCCCGCCGGGTACCGGCAGTACAGCCCCGCCGACGTCGAGCGGCTGCGGTTCGTCCTCACCGAGCAGCGCGACTCCTACCTGCCGCTCAAGGTCATCAAGGAGCGCCTCGCCGGCATGGACGCCGGCGAGCCCGCCCCCGGGCCCTCGCCCCGCCTCGCCGGCGGCACCGCCGTGCCCACCGACCCGACGCGCCGCACCTGGACCACCACGACGGTCGCCGAGGCCACGGGCGTCACCACCGAGTTCGTCGACGTGCTCGTCCACGCCGGGCTGCTGCACCCCGGCCCCGGGGACCGGCTCGACGCCGCAGCCCCCGACGTCGTCCGGCTCGCCGCCCAGCTCGCCGAGCACGGCCTCGAGCCCCGCCACCTGCGCCCGCTGCGCGCCTCCGCGGACCGGCACGTCACGCTCGTCGACCAGCTCGTCGCCCCCCGACGCCGCCAGCAGACGCCCTCCGCGCAGGCCCAGGCCGCGACCCTCGCCGGCGAGGTCGCCGAGCTCCTGACCCGCCTGCACACCACGTGGGTGCGCCGCGGCGTCGACGACCTCGGCTGA
- a CDS encoding FHA domain-containing protein — MGERFLLDSDRAVAGRSETADIFLDDVTVSRKHAEFVREVDHFVVRDIGSLNGTYVNRQRIDSAVLTTGDEVQIGKFRMSFQASPQAPSVPRETTAPGS, encoded by the coding sequence GTGGGGGAGCGGTTCCTGCTCGACTCCGACCGCGCCGTCGCCGGTCGCTCCGAGACCGCCGACATCTTCCTCGACGACGTCACCGTCTCGCGCAAGCACGCCGAGTTCGTCCGCGAGGTCGACCACTTCGTGGTGCGTGACATCGGCTCCCTCAACGGCACCTACGTCAACCGCCAGCGCATCGACTCCGCCGTGCTCACCACGGGCGACGAGGTGCAGATCGGCAAGTTCCGCATGTCGTTCCAGGCGAGCCCCCAGGCCCCGTCCGTGCCGCGCGAGACGACGGCGCCCGGCTCGTGA
- a CDS encoding DUF881 domain-containing protein, with protein sequence MTDDAATPTAPEPEDRPELAEVPEKASATASEKASGQASEPAAAAAVVPAAPGAVPEPDVAPAAAPAPRPEAQPEPASPASEPPPPDEPLATPTDHEGEDDAAEGLAPHTPLQRLKRSARPGFTRSQLMVGLLCALLGFALVVQVRQSGRAELSTLRQDDLVRLLDEVTGRAEQLDAEVARLQSSRDELASGTGQAQAALELAQQRATSEGILSGRLPAQGPGVVVTVRDPDRSLEAKQMFNLLEELRNAGAEVVQVNDVRLVASSSFVDGPGGIQADGRTLTAPFRWVVIGDPATLDRALEIPGGALPTIRAAGGTATTQQEDEVTVDQVVALTDPRFARPADNG encoded by the coding sequence GTGACGGACGACGCCGCGACGCCGACCGCGCCCGAGCCGGAGGACCGGCCGGAGCTCGCCGAGGTGCCCGAGAAGGCGTCTGCGACGGCGTCGGAGAAGGCATCCGGGCAGGCGTCCGAGCCGGCGGCCGCCGCGGCCGTGGTCCCGGCCGCTCCCGGCGCCGTGCCCGAGCCGGACGTCGCGCCGGCGGCTGCACCCGCGCCGAGGCCCGAGGCGCAGCCCGAGCCCGCCTCCCCGGCGTCCGAGCCCCCGCCCCCGGACGAGCCGCTCGCGACGCCGACGGACCACGAGGGCGAGGACGACGCCGCCGAGGGCCTCGCACCGCACACGCCCCTGCAGCGGCTCAAGCGCTCCGCCCGGCCGGGCTTCACCCGCTCCCAGCTCATGGTCGGCCTGCTGTGCGCGCTCCTCGGGTTCGCCCTCGTGGTGCAGGTGCGCCAGTCCGGCCGGGCGGAGCTGTCGACGCTGCGGCAGGACGACCTGGTCCGCCTGCTCGACGAGGTCACGGGCCGCGCCGAGCAGCTCGACGCCGAGGTCGCGCGCCTCCAGTCCAGCCGCGACGAGCTCGCGTCGGGCACGGGCCAGGCGCAGGCGGCGCTCGAGCTCGCCCAGCAGCGCGCGACGTCGGAGGGCATCCTCTCGGGCCGCCTGCCCGCACAGGGCCCCGGCGTCGTCGTCACGGTGCGCGACCCCGACCGCAGCCTCGAGGCGAAGCAGATGTTCAACCTGCTCGAGGAGCTGCGCAACGCCGGCGCCGAGGTCGTCCAGGTCAACGACGTGCGCCTCGTCGCGTCGTCGTCGTTCGTCGACGGCCCGGGCGGCATCCAGGCCGACGGCCGGACGCTGACGGCCCCGTTCCGGTGGGTCGTCATCGGCGACCCCGCGACGCTCGACCGCGCCCTGGAGATCCCCGGCGGCGCCCTGCCGACGATCCGCGCCGCCGGCGGCACCGCCACGACGCAGCAGGAGGACGAGGTGACCGTCGACCAGGTGGTCGCCCTGACCGACCCGAGGTTCGCCCGGCCCGCCGACAACGGCTGA
- a CDS encoding small basic family protein, producing the protein MIAVVGLVVGVVAGLLLQPTVPVVLQPYLPIAVVAALDALFGGFRAMLDGMFDDRVFLVSFLSNVLVAAFIVFLGDQLGVGAQLSTAVVVVLGIRIFSNAAAIRRHVFKA; encoded by the coding sequence ATGATCGCCGTCGTCGGGCTCGTCGTGGGTGTGGTTGCCGGGCTGCTGCTGCAGCCGACCGTCCCCGTCGTGCTGCAGCCGTACCTCCCGATCGCCGTCGTCGCGGCGCTGGACGCCCTGTTCGGCGGCTTCCGCGCGATGCTGGACGGGATGTTCGACGACCGCGTGTTCCTGGTGTCGTTCCTGTCGAACGTGCTGGTCGCGGCGTTCATCGTGTTCCTGGGCGACCAGCTGGGCGTGGGCGCGCAGCTGTCGACGGCGGTCGTCGTCGTCCTCGGCATCCGCATCTTCTCCAACGCGGCGGCGATCCGCCGGCACGTGTTCAAGGCGTGA
- a CDS encoding DUF881 domain-containing protein — protein MTASSGGAPTTVATGATPRRLDASMTLLTEVMERPLDPGYAEATARRKAAEADGTLRPRSTATWVGVTVLAVALGVATAVASHQLRVPQASVTEARSVLERQITERSDQVAAAASRADELSREIDDLQRSALATQEPGLLDAIQRDSLHNGTLAVTGPGLVVSLTDAGGGLVDEPDEQSLVRDQDLQIVVNALWAAGAEAVSVDDQRLTAKTAIRNAGAAVLVNLVPLAGPTYVVRAVGDVDAMQTAVARSTLPAYLQLLGNTYGIRSSVVAQTTLDLPGAGAQPLQHAQPVGSQP, from the coding sequence GTGACTGCGTCGTCGGGCGGCGCCCCGACGACGGTCGCGACGGGTGCAACCCCGCGGCGGCTCGACGCGTCGATGACGCTGCTGACGGAGGTCATGGAGCGGCCGCTGGACCCGGGGTACGCGGAGGCGACGGCCCGCCGGAAGGCGGCGGAGGCCGACGGGACGCTGCGCCCGCGCAGCACGGCGACGTGGGTGGGCGTGACGGTGCTGGCGGTGGCGCTGGGCGTGGCGACGGCGGTCGCGTCGCACCAGCTGCGGGTGCCGCAGGCGTCGGTGACGGAGGCGCGCAGCGTTCTGGAGCGGCAGATCACGGAGCGCAGCGACCAGGTGGCGGCGGCGGCGTCGCGGGCGGACGAGCTGTCGCGGGAGATCGACGACCTGCAGCGGTCGGCGCTGGCGACGCAGGAGCCGGGGCTGCTGGACGCCATCCAGCGCGACAGCCTGCACAACGGCACGCTCGCGGTGACGGGCCCGGGGCTGGTGGTGTCGTTGACGGACGCGGGCGGTGGCCTGGTCGACGAGCCGGACGAGCAGTCGCTGGTGCGGGACCAGGACCTGCAGATCGTGGTCAACGCCCTGTGGGCGGCGGGCGCGGAAGCGGTCAGCGTCGACGACCAGCGCCTGACGGCGAAGACGGCGATCCGTAACGCGGGCGCGGCGGTGCTGGTGAACCTGGTGCCGCTGGCGGGGCCGACGTACGTGGTGCGGGCGGTCGGGGACGTCGACGCCATGCAGACGGCGGTGGCCCGCTCGACGCTGCCGGCGTACCTGCAGCTCCTGGGCAACACGTACGGCATCCGGTCGAGCGTGGTCGCGCAGACGACGCTCGACCTGCCTGGTGCGGGCGCCCAGCCGTTGCAGCACGCCCAGCCGGTAGGCTCGCAGCCATGA